The proteins below are encoded in one region of Lactuca sativa cultivar Salinas chromosome 3, Lsat_Salinas_v11, whole genome shotgun sequence:
- the LOC111907582 gene encoding LEAF RUST 10 DISEASE-RESISTANCE LOCUS RECEPTOR-LIKE PROTEIN KINASE-like 1.1, which produces MILAIFFASVLLSCLPFLHSATDHNISKSICPKDFICPNFSPFTYPFYNTTDTNCGLIKVNCTSYGGEIEIGGESHEIVSKYVSDPLVMIHNKTFERLVNETKCEALAYNFTSPSPLLYSISILPFITLYKCTNHTNSINASKYFQQHNYSGYDRCNDHDFYYDYSMISYAEFLPDLPPTCQVIQLPVKFRGPNDPQVPDTTNIFSILGSTFSVSFNLSTPCHKCHQEDGQCNIHNGLFQCLDAKKEKQRRKLKLTLGVAGSSFILILFLVIFITWGRYKTNPFSYFSSKDKSPNAEDGSTLFHGASVFSYTELEDATRHFDPTRELGNGGFGAVYYGKLQDGREVAVKKLYEHNYKRVQQFVNEVRILTRLRHPNLVVLYGCTSRQSHELLLVCEYISNGTLADHLHGNRANASLLPWPLRMNIAIETARALVYLHASEIIHRDVKTSNILLDHNFSAKVADFGLSRLLPDDVNHVSTAPQGTPGYLDPQYHHRYQLTDKSDVYSFGVVLIELISSMVAVDLNRSQDEISLANLALNKIQRCALDQLIDPVLGSDSDREVMRMVTSVAELAFQCLQFYSEMRPTMNEVLDVLEDIQAQGRIDAEESKTLKPPTRSENTDTTVLLKNFPPSPVSVTGEWHSDSTGSTTLSIR; this is translated from the exons ATGATTCTGGCCATCTTTTTTGCCTCTGTTCTTCTCTCTTGTTTGCCTTTTCTTCACTCTGCTACAGACCACAACATTTCCAAATCTATCTGCCCAAAAGATTTCATTTGCCCAAATTTTTCCCCATTCACGTACCCATTTTATAATACCACTGACACCAATTGTGGGTTGATCAAGGTCAACTGTACATCATATGGTGGGGAAATTGAAATTGGAGGAGAGTCACATGAGATTGTTTCCAAGTATGTGTCAGATCCTCTGGTCATGATCCATAACAAAACGTTTGAAAGACTTGTAAATGAGACAAAGTGCGAGGCACTTGCGTATAACTTCACTTCTCCGAGTCCTCTTTTGTATTCGATTTCAATCCTACCCTTCATCACTCTCTACAAATGTACAAATCATACCAATTCTATAAATGCCTCAAAATACTTTCAACAACATAATTATAGTGGATACGACAGATGCAATGATCATGATTTCTACTATGATTATTCAATGATCAGCTATGCAGAATTTCTACCTGATCTTCCGCCTACATGTCAAGTAATACAGCTTCCTGTGAAATTTCGAGGGCCAAATGATCCTCAAGTACCTGACACTACCAACATATTTTCTATTCTTGGTTCCACGTTCTCTGTTTCATTTAACTTGTCAACTCCCTGTCATAAGTGTCATCAGGAAGATGGCCAGTGTAATATTCACAATGGATTGTTTCAGTGTTTGGATGCCAAAAAGG AAAAACAACGCAGAAAACTTAAGCTGACTCTAG GTGTTGCAGGATCCTCCTTCATCCTCATACTCTTTCTTGTCATCTTCATAACATGGGGCCGCTACAAGACAAACCCTTTTTCCTATTTCTCATCAAAAGACAAATCACCAAACGCTGAAGATGGGAGTACTCTCTTCCATGGCGCCTCTGTTTTCTCCTACACTGAACTCGAAGATGCCACCAGACATTTTGATCCAACTCGGGAATTAGGGAATGGAGGTTTTGGAGCTGTTTACTATG GTAAACTCCAAGATGGGAGAGAAGTTGCAGTGAAGAAACTCTACGAGCACAACTACAAAAGAGTACAACAATTTGTGAATGAGGTTAGAATCCTCACCAGATTACGCCACCCCAACCTTGTGGTGCTCTATGGTTGCACTTCTAGACAAAGCCATGAACTTCTCCTTGTGTGTGAGTACATTTCCAATGGGACACTTGCTGATCACCTCCATGGAAACCGAGCAAATGCAAGCTTACTACCATGGCCATTACGGATGAACATTGCCATTGAAACTGCCAGAGCTCTAGTGTACCTTCATGCCTCTGAAATCATACACCGAGATGTTAAGACTAGTAACATTCTTCTTGATCATAATTTTAGTGCGAAGGTAGCAGATTTTGGGCTCTCAAGGCTCTTACCAGATGATGTCAATCACGTGTCTACAGCTCCTCAAGGAACCCCAGGATATTTGGATCCCCAATATCACCATCGTTACCAATTAACAGATAAGAGTGATGTTTACAGCTTTGGAGTGGTCTTGATCGAACTGATATCATCGATGGTGGCTGTTGATTTAAATAGGTCTCAAGACGAGATTAGTTTGGCTAATCTGGCTTTAAACAAGATCCAAAGATGTGCGTTAGATCAATTGATCGACCCGGTTTTAGGATCCGATTCAGATCGTGAAGTCATGAGGATGGTTACATCAGTAGCAGAGTTGGCTTTTCAGTGTTTACAGTTTTATTCAGAAATGAGGCCTACAATGAATGAGGTGTTGGACGTGTTGGAGGATATTCAAGCCCAGGGGAGAATAGATGCTGAAGAGTCGAAAACCCTAAAACCGCCAACTCGGTCGGAAAACACTGATACGACGGTTTTGTTGAAAAACTTCCCGCCTTCGCCGGTGTCCGTTACTGGTGAATGGCATAGCGATAGCACTGGATCAACTACACTAAGCATCAGATAG
- the LOC111907584 gene encoding LEAF RUST 10 DISEASE-RESISTANCE LOCUS RECEPTOR-LIKE PROTEIN KINASE-like 1.1 has protein sequence MILIFILSSILLSCLSFVYSATDHNTSMSICPESFSCPKLAPFKYPFYNATDDKQCGLIKVNCTSNGGSIQLGEDSYKIGSQLGSEPCVLVHNRSFEKLVNEKDCKALMDNFTSPSPHLYSISLVTFITLYKCTNNSNNNAQTEAYFHRSNYHRYNGFEGYNFYYKYLISNTTVPGDLPPTCQVIWLPVKLGEPGDYKVLNETNIFSLLTSEFPICFTSISCNKCDKEGGMCHVDVINRPFLCKDAKKGKPFKKLKLILVFPGSAFILFLVIFIIWHRYKKSSFSCFSSKDKSPIVEDGSLFYGVSVFSYTELEDATQNFEHSKELGNGGFGAVYYGKLQDGREVAVKRLYEHNYKRVQQFVNEVRILTGLRHPNLVVLYGCTSRQSHELLLVYEYISNGTVSDHLHGKQANQRLLTWPLRMNIAIEAARALVYLHASEIIHRDVKTSNILLDQNFSAKVADFGLSRLLPNDVTHVSTAPQGTPGYLDPQYHNRYQLTDKSDVYSFGVVLIELISSMRAVDLNRSDDEISLANLALNKIQRCALDQLIDPDLGSDSDAETMRMITSVAELAFQCLQYYSEMRPTMNEVLDLLEDIQSPGRIDADESITDMEKIKPPPPSEASDKTVLLKDFLRSPVSITSE, from the exons ATGATTCTCATATTTATTCTTTCCTCCATTCTTCTCTCTTGTTTGTCTTTCGTTTACTCTGCTACAGACCACAACACTTCTATGTCTATCTGCCCTGAAAGTTTCAGTTGCCCGAAATTAGCCCCATTCAAGTACCCATTTTATAATGCCACTGATGACAAACAATGCGGGTTGATCAAGGTCAATTGTACTTCAAATGGTGGGAGCATTCAACTTGGAGAAGACTCATATAAGATTGGTAGCCAGCTTGGGTCTGAACCTTGTGTCCTAGTCCATAATAGAAGCTTTGAAAAACTTGTGAATGAAAAAGATTGTAAGGCACTTATGGATAATTTCACTTCTCCAAGTCCTCATTTGTATTCCATTTCACTCGTAACCTTCATCACTCTCTACAAATGCACAAACAATTCCAATAATAATGCACAAACCGAGGCTTATTTTCACCGATCAAATTACCATAGATACAACGGATTTGAAGGTTACAATTTCTACTACAAGTATTTAATCAGCAATACAACAGTTCCAGGTGATCTGCCGCCTACATGTCAAGTAATATGGCTGCCTGTGAAACTGGGAGAGCCAGGTGACTATAAAGTACTTAACGAGACCAACATATTTTCTCTTCTAACTTCTGAATTCCCTATTTGTTTTACTTCAATCTCCTGCAATAAATGTGACAAGGAAGGGGGTATGTGCCATGTTGATGTTATTAATAGACCGTTTCTGTGTAAAGACGCCAAAAagg GAAAACCATTCAAAAAATTGAAACTAATCTTAG TTTTTCCTGGATCAGCCTTCATCCTCTTTCTTGTCATCTTCATAATTTGGCATCGCTACAAGAAGAGCTCTTTTTCTTGTTTCTCATCAAAGGACAAATCACCAATAGTTGAAGATGGGAGTCTTTTCTATGGCGTCTCAGTTTTCTCCTACACAGAGCTTGAAGACGCCACCCAAAATTTCGAACATTCTAAGGAACTAGGGAATGGAGGTTTTGGAGCTGTTTACTATGGTAAACTACAAGATGGAAGAGAAGTAGCAGTGAAGAGACTTTATGAGCACAACTACAAACGAGTCCAACAGTTTGTGAATGAGGTTAGAATCCTCACTGGTTTACGCCACCCCAACCTTGTGGTGCTCTATGGTTGCACCTCTCGACAAAGCCATGAACTTCTCCTTGTGTACGAGTACATCTCCAATGGAACTGTTTCTGATCACCTCCATGGGAAACAAGCAAATCAAAGATTGCTGACATGGCCGTTAAGAATGAACATCGCCATTGAAGCTGCGAGAGCATTAGTGTACCTTCATGCCTCTGAAATCATACACCGAGATGTCAAGACGAGTAACATTCTCCTTGATCAGAATTTCAGTGCCAAGGTAGCAGATTTTGGACTCTCGAGGCTGTTACCAAATGATGTCACGCATGTGTCTACAGCTCCTCAGGGAACACCAGGATATTTGGATCCCCAATATCACAATCGTTACCAATTAACAGATAAGAGTGATGTTTACAGCTTTGGAGTGGTCTTGATTGAACTAATATCATCGATGAGGGCTGTCGACTTAAATAGGTCTGATGACGAGATTAGTTTGGCTAATCTGGCTTTGAACAAGATCCAAAGATGTGCGTTAGATCAATTGATCGATCCTGATCTAGGATCCGATTCAGATGCTGAAACCATGAGGATGATAACATCAGTGGCAGAGTTGGCTTTTCAGTGTTTACAATATTATTCAGAAATGAGGCCTACGATGAATGAGGTGCTTGATTTGTTGGAGGATATTCAATCCCCAGGGAGAATTGATGCTGATGAAAGTATCACAGATATGGAAAAAATAAAACCACCACCTCCTTCGGAAGCCAGTGATAAGACGGTTTTGTTGAAAGATTTCCTGCGTTCGCCAGTCTCCATCACTAGTGAATGA
- the LOC111907585 gene encoding LEAF RUST 10 DISEASE-RESISTANCE LOCUS RECEPTOR-LIKE PROTEIN KINASE-like 1.1: protein MIRVFFLASLVLSFVPYIRSVTELNTSLSICPESFNCPNLASFTYPFYNNATDMQCGLIKVNCTLNDGSIQLGRNSYDIYGKYVSESIVSIRNLTFERLVNNSSCGALMDNFTSPTPLLYSISLVTFITLYKCAKLPNDVAEMEAYFDQSNYNKKRCGDYSFYYNHSISDQAVPSDLPPACQVIQLPVKVGERSNGNETNIFSLLNSVVSINFVTPCNKCQKEEGRCYTLNGQFQYCLYAKNETPLRKLKYILVLVGSAFVIIIIFFVIFIIWRRYKSHPFSYFSSKEKSPNVEDASLFYGVSVFSCTELEDATKNFNPSKELGNGGFGAVYYGKLQDGREVAVKRLYEHNYKRVQQFVNEVQILTGLRHPNLVVLYGCTSRQSHELLLVYEYITNGTVADHLHGELANPSFLTWPLRMNIAIETARALVYLHASEIIHRDVKTSNILLDQNFSAKVADFGLSRLLPNDVTHVSTAPQGTPGYLDPQYHNRYQLTEKSDVYSFGVVLIELISSMRAVDLNRSEDEISLANLALNKIQRCALDQLMDPDLGSDSDAETLRMITSVAELAFQCLQYYSEMRPTMNEVLDALEDIQSHGRIDSDDSIRDLEKAKPPPPSEASNKTVLLKDFLPSPVSITSEWHSASTTSTTLTVK from the exons ATGATTCGCGTCTTCTTTTTAGCCTCACTTGTTCTCTCTTTTGTACCTTATATTCGCTCTGTTACAGAACTCAACACTTCTCTGTCTATCTGCCCAGAAAGTTTCAATTGTCCAAATTTGGCCTCCTTCACGTACCCGTTTTATAATAATGCCACTGACATGCAATGTGGGTTGATTAAGGTCAACTGTACTTTGAATGATGGGAGTATTCAACTTGGAAGAAACTCATATGACATTTATGGCAAGTATGTGTCTGAATCGATCGTGTCGATCCGTAATCTAACGTTTGAAAGACTTGTGAATAATAGCAGTTGTGGGGCACTTATGGATAATTTCACTTCTCCAACTCCTCTTCTCTATTCCATTTCACTCGTAACCTTCATCACTCTCTACAAATGCGCAAAGCTTCCAAATGATGTTGCAGAAATGGAAGCTTATTTTGACCAATCTAATTACAATAAAAAGAGATGTGGAGATTACAGTTTCTACTATAACCATTCCATCAGTGATCAAGCAGTTCCAAGTGATCTCCCGCCTGCATGTCAAGTAATACAGCTGCCTGTGAAAGTGGGAGAGAGAAGTAATGGTAACGAGACCAACATATTTTCTCTTCTCAATTCTGTAGTCTCTattaattttgtaactccatGCAATAAGTGTCAAAAGGAAGAGGGCCGATGCTACACTCTCAATGGACAGTTCCAGTACTGTTTATACGCCAAAAATG AAACACCactcagaaaactgaaatatatCCTAG TTCTTGTTGGATCTGccttcgtcatcatcatcatctttttTGTCATCTTCATAATATGGCGTCGGTACAAGAGCCACCCTTTTTCCTATTTCTCTTCAAAGGAAAAATCACCAAACGTTGAAGATGCGAGTCTTTTCTACGGTGTATCTGTTTTCTCCTGCACAGAGCTTGAAGATgccaccaaaaatttcaaccctTCTAAGGAACTGGGGAATGGAGGTTTTGGAGCTGTTTACTATGGAAAACTCCAAGATGGGAGAGAAGTTGCAGTGAAGAGACTTTATGAGCACAACTACAAACGAGTCCAACAATTTGTGAATGAGGTTCAAATCCTCACCGGATTACGTCACCCCAACCTTGTGGTGCTCTATGGTTGCACCTCTAGACAAAGCCATGAACTTCTCCTTGTGTATGAATACATCACCAATGGCACTGTTGCAGATCACCTCCATGGAGAACTAGCAAATCCAAGCTTTCTGACATGGCCATTAAGAATGAACATTGCAATTGAAACTGCCAGAGCGTTAGTCTACCTTCATGCCTCTGAAATCATACACCGAGATGTCAAGACCAGTAACATTCTCCTTGATCAGAATTTCAGTGCCAAAGTAGCAGATTTTGGGCTCTCTAGGCTCTTACCGAATGATGTCACTCACGTGTCTACAGCTCCTCAGGGGACCCCAGGATATTTGGATCCCCAATATCACAATCGTTACCAATTAACAGAAAAGAGTGATGTTTACAGCTTTGGAGTGGTCTTGATTGAACTAATATCATCGATGAGGGCAGTCGACTTAAATAGGTCTGAAGACGAGATTAGTTTGGCTAATCTGGCTTTGAACAAGATCCAAAGATGTGCGTTAGATCAATTGATGGATCCGGATCTAGGATCGGATTCAGATGCTGAAACCTTGAGGATGATAACATCAGTGGCAGAGTTGGCTTTTCAATGTTTACAGTATTATTCAGAAATGAGGCCTACAATGAATGAGGTGTTAGATGCGTTGGAGGATATTCAATCCCATGGGAGAATAGATTCAGATGACAGTATCAGAGACTTGGAAAAAGCAAAACCGCCACCACCGTCTGAAGCCAGCAATAAGACGGTTTTGTTGAAAGACTTCTTGCCTTCGCCAGTCTCCATCACCAGTGAATGGCATAGTGCTAGCACCACATCAACTACACTAACTGTCAAATAG